One Eurosta solidaginis isolate ZX-2024a chromosome 5, ASM4086904v1, whole genome shotgun sequence DNA segment encodes these proteins:
- the LOC137233494 gene encoding uncharacterized protein isoform X2 yields the protein MNHLESVIKEVSPLPQPLETCTQTDIGSRNSQRANSNSDEDILDITEFTSASNKNRSENLNSDTDTGLRKFKVNRTDTPFILYDYLTNDIDGKAIIKTNEGKHFNAKVRNLLVRRLINREKEKAFNAAQLDKSPKYNLSLEILKQYSAEIASFSQRKSSSILHSIRK from the exons ATGAATCATTTGGAGTCCGTAATAAAAG AAGTTTCACCATTGCCGCAACCATTAGAAACTTGCACCCAAACCGATATAGGGAGCCGTAATTCACAAAGAGCAAATTCTAACTCTGATGAAGATATACTGGACATAACAGAATTCACTTCAGCCAGTAATAAAAATAGATCTGAAAATTTAA ATAGTGATACTGATACCGGCCTacgaaaatttaaagttaatagAACCGATACTCCTTTC ATTCTATACGATTACCTCACTAATGACATTGACGGAAAAGCTATAATAAAAACTAACGAGGGAAAACATTTTAATGCCAAAGTACGTAACTTATTAGTAAGACGTTTGATCAATCGTGAAAAAGAGAAGGCATTTAATGCGGCTCAGTTGGATAAATCACCCAAATATAA CCTTTCACTTGAAATACTAAAGCAATATTCAGCCGAAATTGCTAGTTTTTCCCAACGAAAATCCAGCAGTATATTACATTCCATACGAAAATAA
- the LOC137233494 gene encoding uncharacterized protein isoform X1: protein MNHLESVIKEVSPLPQPLETCTQTDIGSRNSQRANSNSDEDILDITEFTSASNKNRSENLSYSDTDTGLRKFKVNRTDTPFILYDYLTNDIDGKAIIKTNEGKHFNAKVRNLLVRRLINREKEKAFNAAQLDKSPKYNLSLEILKQYSAEIASFSQRKSSSILHSIRK from the exons ATGAATCATTTGGAGTCCGTAATAAAAG AAGTTTCACCATTGCCGCAACCATTAGAAACTTGCACCCAAACCGATATAGGGAGCCGTAATTCACAAAGAGCAAATTCTAACTCTGATGAAGATATACTGGACATAACAGAATTCACTTCAGCCAGTAATAAAAATAGATCTGAAAATTTAAGTT ATAGTGATACTGATACCGGCCTacgaaaatttaaagttaatagAACCGATACTCCTTTC ATTCTATACGATTACCTCACTAATGACATTGACGGAAAAGCTATAATAAAAACTAACGAGGGAAAACATTTTAATGCCAAAGTACGTAACTTATTAGTAAGACGTTTGATCAATCGTGAAAAAGAGAAGGCATTTAATGCGGCTCAGTTGGATAAATCACCCAAATATAA CCTTTCACTTGAAATACTAAAGCAATATTCAGCCGAAATTGCTAGTTTTTCCCAACGAAAATCCAGCAGTATATTACATTCCATACGAAAATAA
- the LOC137233494 gene encoding uncharacterized protein isoform X3, giving the protein MNHLESVIKEVSPLPQPLETCTQTDIGSRNSQRANSNSDEDILDITEFTSANSDTDTGLRKFKVNRTDTPFILYDYLTNDIDGKAIIKTNEGKHFNAKVRNLLVRRLINREKEKAFNAAQLDKSPKYNLSLEILKQYSAEIASFSQRKSSSILHSIRK; this is encoded by the exons ATGAATCATTTGGAGTCCGTAATAAAAG AAGTTTCACCATTGCCGCAACCATTAGAAACTTGCACCCAAACCGATATAGGGAGCCGTAATTCACAAAGAGCAAATTCTAACTCTGATGAAGATATACTGGACATAACAGAATTCACTTCAGCCA ATAGTGATACTGATACCGGCCTacgaaaatttaaagttaatagAACCGATACTCCTTTC ATTCTATACGATTACCTCACTAATGACATTGACGGAAAAGCTATAATAAAAACTAACGAGGGAAAACATTTTAATGCCAAAGTACGTAACTTATTAGTAAGACGTTTGATCAATCGTGAAAAAGAGAAGGCATTTAATGCGGCTCAGTTGGATAAATCACCCAAATATAA CCTTTCACTTGAAATACTAAAGCAATATTCAGCCGAAATTGCTAGTTTTTCCCAACGAAAATCCAGCAGTATATTACATTCCATACGAAAATAA